One window of Pyrus communis chromosome 12, drPyrComm1.1, whole genome shotgun sequence genomic DNA carries:
- the LOC137709985 gene encoding uncharacterized protein, with the protein MAEESSMHGEEVSSHAAPSSFHLDIDVNPNQRLSFVLLNEFNYLPWKRAVTLALGGRSKLGFVNCVIPTPDMSSPDYNDCLCKDQLVMSWILNSIDRKIAKIFSYTESSYILWNNLNEMYGNQNNAAREFS; encoded by the coding sequence ATGGCTGAGGAGAGTTCAATGCATGGCGAAGAAGTTAGCTCGCATGCTGCGCCATCTTCATTTCATTTAGATATTGATGTCAATCCAAATCAACGTCTCAGTTTTGTCTTACTAAATGAGTTCAATTATCTTCCCTGGAAAAGAGCGGTCACTCTTGCCTTGGGAGGACGATCAAAACTTGGTTTTGTTAATTGTGTTATTCCAACGCCTGATATGTCCTCACCAGATTACAATGATTGCTTGTGCAAGGACCAGTTGGTCATGTCATGGATACTAAATTCTATAGATCGAAAGATTGCAAAAATTTTCAGCTATACTGAATCCTCCTACATCCTTTGGAACAATCTCAATGAAATGTATGGGAATCAGAATAATGCAGCTCGAGAGTTCAGTTAA